Below is a window of Leguminivora glycinivorella isolate SPB_JAAS2020 chromosome 11, LegGlyc_1.1, whole genome shotgun sequence DNA.
GTCGCAAAATTTAGATTCCATTGAGTTCCTTGTGAAGACCCGCCGATGTTTTACAACCATGTGCAATCGCAGTCCCGTTCACAAATGCCATTTATTTGTCCTCCTGTGTATGATGCAATGAGTGTTTCACaatttcaaatatattattaagcgTAACAAATTCACTATAAGGGCACGAATTTTATCTAATTATTTAATCAGTATCATTAATTtgataattaatatatttattgcacataggAAACGAGGTTGTAATCATGATTAATAAAATAACCAAGAAGGGAGACAAATAATTTGTGTGTATATTATTTAAGATCAATTATTATATCAATATTGTATGATTGTACAGTGAACGGTCACTATGCTGGTTTCGTGCTCACTCAGTGACGTCAGAATTCTGTCGCAATCAAATGTAATTGTATCATATTACTTGtacaatataaatatatagATCCACAATTATGAAAGAGATTAAATATTTGCAAAAGTTAAAACATGAGTTTCATTTTTATTGCTAAGTTAACATCAGTCGTGTTGCGGCACGTTTACACTAGGCCTACATTTTACAACAGTATCTAACCACTGGGTTTACTCGTACTGGGTCACTATCAGTCTAATATAAAAAATTCCTTAAGGTGCTTTTccgttttatattataaatacttCTAATACACACATTCGTTTCTTCACATCTCCATTTGATGGAAATATACTTCAGCTTGCATTACAAGTTACAGTTGTCATAGCATTTAAATGGTACAAACTGTCTCCTGAGAAGCAATTTATAAAGCTACAACTTTATATAACTATAGTTCTGTAGAAAGCGACCAACTTTTTTTTTCGACTGAAAATCATCTTGCATTGATAAATTGAGTTGGTCGATTTTTTACAAAACTGTGGGCTTCTCTAATGTGGTAACACTGACACGAAATGTCAAATGCCTTTTAAAGTGAAGCATCATAAAACGGGATCCCAGGCGGTAAAAGAGCACCTCTGGATTGTGTTAGTTGGTGTTAAGGCTACACTACTCTAGATATTTGGCATCGGCGGAGCTCACGGCGCCATCTCCGCGCTGGTGATGTTGTGGGGTCCGGGACCGGCGTCTGTGGAAGATGCGATTATATTAAGCCGAGTTTAgtcgtgcaagttattgctgcaagttttgagacagaagtatatgcaagaaagagatgcaaatatttgccactcacccttacctatagttgcgtctcaaaacttgcagcaataacttgctggtctaaactcagctttagaaTCTTTGTCATTGTTAAAATATGTTCCTTACTGCAGTAATTACATTTTCTGGATTACGGGATTTCTAAACTGTAATTGTACCTAATATGTAATATAAATGTAGGCACATAAAATGCGTCGAGTGCGTCTCCGAACTCTTGGGTGACTAAAGATAGTCCCAGCAGGTCCAGGTTATACTTCCCTTCATGCTAACATACCTTCAAGTTTAGCTTTACTCTGCACGGTGCTCATACTGTCCTTGAGCTTGTCGAGTGCGTCTCCAAACTCCTGGGTGACTAAGGATAGTTCCAGCAGGATCCAGGTTATACTTCATACTAACATACCTTCAAGTTTAGCTTTACTCTGCACGGTGCTCATACTGTCCTTGAGCTTGTCGAGCGCGTCTCCAAACTCCTGGGTGACTAAGGACTATCCTTAGTCAGTCAGTTGGGACTATTCCCAGCAGGTCCAGGTTATACTTCCCTTCATGCTAACATACCTTCAAGTTTAGCTTTACTCTGCACGGTGCTCATACTGTCCTTGAGCTTGTCGAGTGCGTCTCCTAGTCCCGTCTTGATCTGTCCGAACTCCTGGGTGACTAAAGACAGTCGTCCCAGCAGGTAGTTCAGGTTATTTCACTTCATGCTAACATACCTTCAAGTTTAGCTTTACTCTGCACGGTGCTCATACTGTCCTTGAGCTTGTCAAGTGCGTCTCCTCGAGAAGTCCCGTAAGATGAGCATCAAATCAGTTCCGATTGATCTGAATTTTTCCTGGGTAAAGACCTAAAGTCAGTAGGCGTCCCAGCAGGTTAGTTCAGGAAAAATTTTTAggtatgtaagtaagtatacaggatgaaataaaaaccggccaagagcgtgtcgggccacgctcagtgtagggttccgtagttttccgtatttttctcaaaaactactaaacctatcaagttcaaaacaattttcctagaaagtctttgtaaagttctacttttgtgattttttttcatatttttaaacatatggttcaaaagttagaggggggagggaCACACACActgtttttcctttaggagcgatacctatccaacaatatatcacacgttggggttggaatgaaaaaaaaatcagtccccactttacatgtaggggggggtaccctaacaaaacatctttttccactttttattttaccactttgtcggcggtattgatatacatattggtaccaaatttcagctttctagtgctaacggtcactgagattatccgcggacggacggacggacagacagacagacatggcgaaactataaggattcctagttgacacCCATTTAGAATCTTTCGCCGATAAACCATAGCTTAACTGACAATCGCTGTTGATTATTAatgtgtgttttacagaaacaATTAGATTAATGGACGTTATAATGGTCGTTATGTGTGAAGCCATACAGTATATAATTGATTACCTTGCCTTGCATGCCGTCCAATGTCGTGGCGGTGGTATTTACATACTGGTCGGTCTGCTCCTGTGGGAATTAGGATTTATAATAGTATTAAAGGTTAACGCACACTTGACAACTTTACACCTAAgataaaggatttttttttgcacaCTTATCAGTCCAGCGCCTACCATAAGAGCCCTCGGTAGATTTTGGACATTGATTTAAGATTTAGGTAGTCGAAGCTGCCTTTGCTTTTGCGGTAGATACCTACTGcttctaataaaataaacagGTATAGTGCGCGGCAAACTTTTATAGACCATGTGGCCTCTTACCTGCGCAGAAGCGGTTTTTCTTATTAGgtagatatatataatatactttttgCTCGTAGTGTGTCAAAAATCAGATGACAAACAAACGCGAACTTGTCCCCAGTGTCATCCACACCACGGGAATCGCGCTCTAATGGTCTTGTCCCCACCACCGCGCCTAATGGTCTAAAAGTTTGCCGCGAGCTTGGTAGCAAGACTAGCAAGCACATCACTCGCCCGTCGCGACTTCGCGACTCGTTGCTGATACGAAGATGACCGAATAAGCCTGACGGTAGATTGATAAGTGTGCAGTGACCCTAAATTAGCGCGTTTACGCCTCATAAAGTGTTTTTCCATTGCTAAAGCCCCATGAATAAAATATGCGGCACTGTTTGTGCTGCGCGTAATGACGAGTGTTAGTTGCgatgttaacaacacattatgTTAGTAAAACGAAACATTTGGGTGTTATAATATAAGATAGCTAATCGCATACCAGTTTGGGTGATACCATAGATTTAgatatattaagctagattgagttgttaggccaaaaagtgtgtccacatgagagggtaaagttggggctggtgtccctctcgcacttattgccactgtcaaaatcatttgaatgacgtcatcactgtcatactttggggataccagtcaatattcaaagttactaccaaatctactaatacccaattaaaggttttttttaattgagcaAATTTTTggtttatggcttcataataatgacttaccaattcgttgcaaggtattaatacccttgcctcgatataatacaaaaataatttaagaagtttataaatttagttatcatacaggtaaaaatactactactatacactggtcacacgtgcgagagggacaccagccccaactttgaccctctcatgtggacaccttttgctagtctgacaagaacgcctttctgcaccggtgagttcaatttagtatggcaaaaaaaaagtgtgagctcagtccctattgaaggtCCAATGTGACGTCGCATGTCAACACTAAATAAGGTTCAGCTGAAAGGGGTATTTTTACCTATCCAAACTCAGTCAACCTGACTAGCATTGTACGATACATTGTCAAATACCTAACTAGGGTCCTTTAACACATTCAGATCCAGGCTTGCAACACGCTAAGAGCGTAGATAGTCGATAACATTGGGATTATTTGGGAAATGGGTATGTATCGAAAAGCGCTTACGAACAGAGAACCCTAAtagtatcttttttttaaattataaatgggcttactcttgaccacagactagccaaaggcaaagacgtggcctacgatggagtgagctcgcccagaagatgcctgttcactcttgatttgaaggttgccgggatatatgagctcggaaatatagccgccggcaaggaattccactccttggcagtgcgcataagaaaagaagaaggaaatcgcttcgtgcggattcgtggaatatccacgaagtaaggatggagaccggccgtgcgtctaagagtccggtCACTGTTACTTAACGTGTTAATGGGTACGTACATCATCATTTGTTGTAGCTTCCTATAGATTACTTCTAGAATGATTAGGATTATTATATCACTCCTTAGCTACGATGAAGGGCTGAAAATGAAGCACACTTACAGTGAGTTTATCCAACGACCGCTGGTTGGCGGTCATTTGCTGGTACATGACGCCGATCTGTCGCCAAACTTGTGACATTTCTGACTCGATTTTGGCGCTGGTGTTGCTGAGAGCTGCGGCGTGGTTTTCGATCATCTTCAGCTCTATGCTGTCAAATCTGTAAGTTTAATTTGAGATTTATTGTCGCAACTAAAAACTTTGTGCTGTATtaggtatactctgtcaaccaagtctgtcaataaataagaacaaagaaaactatatgcatccttttctttagggtgctagagaaaaggatacctatagttttcttagttcttaatatttactgacagacttgtttgacagaatataatagaaaaGGTTGTTGGAAGTCAACTTCACTGGCAATCATCATCTTCAATACTCTTCCTGTGTCTGTGTCTGAAGCGAGTTCAGGCCCCGtacccgaatggcatttctgcgactcgaaacgaaaacgaaacgccgcgaaaggtagtctggctctgtcgcgccaatacgcaagagctatagagatagatatctacgagcgtttcgtttcgtgagcgtttgtgccattcggctacgtactctgATCATATAACCGATGTCGAAGGGGAGGGGGAAGGgcattcatttattatttaacacTTGGTGGACACTATAACGCCTGTAGGCATAATCCTATTGTTCTTTCTATTGTGTATAGAGTTTATTATCCAGCAAGGTGTTAATAGGTACATTACATTTAGTTCGACTTTAAACAGGGGCAGCTGGACTAAGGAGCTAGTGGACACCATACTCAATGCGCTCTTTTATCTGAAGTACGTGGCTGTTGATAGCATTTCATGCTCAAGAATCAAGAGAGAAAAGACATTTGCGTCATACCTGTCGCTAACAGACTTGTTAAGTCTTGAGCCCTGCGCGCGGACCAACTCGCCTACTTCAACTAAAATCTGATGGACGCCGTACTCGATGCGCTTCTTCGTCGCCAGTACGTTGTCCGCTGTCGACTGCATCACGTGCTCGTCCTTCGCTAACGCTTGGACCTATAATAAtagtcaataaaataaattaataataaatcaatcaattggggacaccttacacagatcaacttagccccaaactaagcaaagcttgtactatgggtgctaaacgacgatacacatacttaaatagataaatacatatgtacttatatacatagaaaacatctatgactcaggaacaaatatctgatatctgtgctcatcacacaaataattgcccttaccgggattcgaatccaggaccgtggcttagcaggcagaccggtcgtcaataagtAACAGATCAAGTTAAATCGAAAATGAATACCACACCAAGCTTATTTTATCATGAAAAATTACGCGGATCTCAAGTCGCGACACATGCAAAACCTACGCACGGGCAAAGGTTAGTTGTAGTACTGTAGAagaatgtacaattgtacatatgtTAGATTAAATTAAACGCTAAACATTCTACTTAAGTAGTTACATTGCCAAGAAACTAATATTAACGCCCTTATAAGTGGTGGTTTCGCTTTGCGTTACTCTAGTCTCTCTGATAGTGCTTCTTCCCGCCAGTAAGTACAGGTATAGTTTCTAGTTACCTCTGCATGGAGAGCGATATAGTTCCTCGAAATGTCGGTAAGCGCTCGCTCGCTCAGCGTGTTCCCTTGCGTCAAGCTCTGTTGGATGTCTTCGTTGGTCCTCGTCATGCGGTCGCTCAGCTCACGGAGCTTGGTAACCACTTTGGATATACCTGTGGATAGAGAGTTTCATTGATGAAAATGAATTtaatccggttcgaaggaccaatgGTTGTTACAGACGAGAACATTATGACGAATCAGCAAATTTTACCCGAAACAACATCAGATCAGACAAATCCTGATGAATTCCATCCGCAACTTGAGCAGAAATACATAGAAACCAAGTCCATATTGTCACTTAGGTTACAGACaaggtatatgtatgtatagacGCTTAGCCAAGTCTTGGCACTTGACAATTCTAATTTTTAAgggaattaaaccttcgcccctacattttaaccaatttttaagtgttacgGCTGTTTACGCGTTTTATGAAGTTAATTTGTCGCTGaaccctacatttttcaaagcctcttttttagtgccaagatttggtctGTCTACATCTACAGTACTTACCTTGCTCATTGTTCTCTGTAAGAGTGGCGCTGGCCGCAGCGACGGCGTCCAGCGTCAGGTTGGTCGACCACCGCAGGTCAGCTAACCGAGGTAAGTCCTTCCACATACTCTCCGCGTCGCCGAGGAGCTGCTGGATCTTCTTCACTTCTTTCTCTTGACGTTCCATCACTGTTTAGACAagaaagtactttaagaaacacagaaatgttattttgaatattttttgcatggcgcagtcggtaggattgaTACTACGACATAAGACATAAATGAAAATGACGTACGCACTCACttatagtagtagtaaaacactttatcgcacaaaaaaaattacatacagtACAGAGAATATAATAAATGTGTACAAAGGTGAACATATCCTTTTAAGGGATCCTTCCAGCAGTTCCAGCTAACCTTATCATGCTGTATTACACCTCATCAGCTAGAGGACAGGCCGAATGGCACAAAGTCATCTTGCTGCGCCACGCCTCATCGGCAAGCGAGACTTCGCTAAGCGATACGAAGTCAGTCTGTACGCGTGTGCCTTTGTACTCGCTCAGTttgttgaataaataaataaaataaataaatgcatattgggggacaccttacacagatcaacctagctccaaactaagcaaagcttgtactatgggtgctaagcgacgatatacttacttacgaATAGATAGCTCCAATCACATTCCTAAACTATATTGTTAGTTGGAGAAATATGAAATTAAAGTACCTTCAGTCATACCTTGCTATGCCACGCCTCATCAGCTAGTGAGACTTCGCTAAGCGGCACGAAGTCAGTCTGTTCGTGTGTGCCGTTGTACTCGCTCAGTTTGTTGAATGGGTGACTCTAATCTCATTCATAAGCTTGATTAGTTGGCTAAATGTGAAGTTAAAGTACCTTCAGTCATCTTGCTGTGCCACGCCTCATCAGCAAGTGAGACCTCGCTAAGCGGCACGAAGTCAGTCTGCACGCGGGTGCCGTTGTACTCGCTAAGCTTCAACTCGTATTTGTTAAGAAGCTTCTCCGCGTCCGACATGTGTTTATTGAACGGGTGGCCGTCGTCGAGAGCTGCGTCGAGGCACATGGAACGGAGGTTGTCCTGTGGATTAGAAAAATATTGGTTACAGTTTCAATTATGTACAGGTAagttacatttttcttttctagAGATGTAACTTACCAAGTCGAAACGTTGGTTTGACGAAATCAAAACTTGTGACTTTTGCTTCAGTAGACGTGTTATCATTATCGCCCAAGACACAACAACATACATAGTATCAGTAGCGATGGCGGTGCGTCGAGCATTATTTGGTAATTCGAATCTGCACGTGTAATCAATCGCTTTTGGAGCTTCGGTGTTTAAGATGATTAGCACACACCTATAATAACTGAAGATTTAAATACTAAACATACTagcaataataattaaactacaATTTTTCGTCCCAAGATGTTACGCGACGTAATCAAGGTTGTAAATCATTTTTACTAACCTTGCTGAGAGCATTCTTCAAATTCTCAATCTCCTTCTTAACGGCATCAATCTTCAGGTCCGTGGCATCAAGGCGGCGTCCGACGGGGTCGTCGTCAGTCGTCAGGTTGTTATCCAAGTCAGCGGGTTTCTTCCCCACGCTGGCTGTTAGAGACTGCAGACTCTTCTGGATGCCGTCTAGAGCATCTTCTGTCGCCTTCTGTGTTGATTTTTCTCGCTGCTCTTTCTGGAAAGACTGTTGTTTTTAGCTTAAGGCTATTTAGGTTATACTAGTACATAATATAGATTCACTAAGGCTATGCAGATATCATACATCATAATGTATTTACAGTTAAGATGGGTTAGTACCtaactaataaattaaaccaACCTGTAAAAGTATAGTTTCCACATTGGACAACCTCTCATCCAGCCTCGATATCATTCCCTTCAGTGGCTCCAGAGCCCTATGCTTCTTATCCAGCACGCCTAGCATCTTCTTGAGCTGTTCTCCGAGCGCTTTCTCGCGGTATTCGTGCCTCTCCAGCTTGTCTTCTGAGGTGCGGAACATGTGGACTAGTGATAGCATGGCGTCGCGGATGTCTTCGTGTCTGTGGATGATGAAAACTTgcctttaatttatttttatacttaaatgCTGTCCCTGACTTAAATAGTTTTTAGGTATATCTCACATTAAAATGGCCAGCAGACAAAAATTGCTAGAGTTTTAGGTAGGCCCTCGAGTGGAAGTCTAAAGGGTAAAATCCTATCTACCGAGATATATCCGAAAGCATAAATTCCTTATATTTAACCCCAAAATCataataattttcatatttgttTCGAAATAAGATACCTACAACATTAAGTTACAAGTAGGATTTTTTGTTACTCGCGTTTCATGAAGTTATCATTTTTAATTCCGATAGGTATATATGACCCTTATAGGTAAGTGCGTTATCACATTactcgatccgatatcggatgtcggaccgatatcccatacattacaggcgccatcttggatttttttccattgaaatccttccgtcatccgatatcggatcggataatgtgaaaacggactaagtaATTCATATTTGCAAATCTTAATAAAGTCTTGACAAGTTGACACGCACAAAACGAACCTGTGCCAGCTAATGATAACATGTCCTACATTTTAAACCCATTGTTATTCTCGtttacatatttattgctttatCACTAGCATAATATTTAGATTAGGCCGCCACCGGCGGGTCAACAGTCTCGTTTGGCCCCTCTTTCGCGAGGGGAAATGAACCAATCCTGCCGCGACCTCAGCCGGGCATTCGACGCATTTATTATGGTCCACGACACGAGGAGAGGAACTACCGCGAACACCGTATATTCAGCATCAGTGCCAAATATACCGGGACACGTCTTTCTTAGTATGATATTAACAAATAAATTTGATATTACGATATATTTGACACTTTGGCTGTCACAGTAGGTATATTCGATGCAACCTGTATAGGTACTGTAGTTTGCCAATTACGGGCATCTCTTTCATTTACTTCAATTAAGTTAGGTATACTTAATTAGAGTGAAAAAGAAAGATAGCCCTAATAATTTGCGAACTGTTCGTGGTAGGCCCTCAATTGCATGCTAGGGCATTACGGGCTCCAGGTAGCTCTTAAGTGTTCCCAGAAATGTTTGTGCTTCCGTTTAGTCTGCTGATTGCTGAATGATGTGCACGTTGAGCCGCAACGCGTGTTCGTATAATGTTACATTAATATGTACCAGTGTACCTGTTTCCTGGTACCTATCTTATTTCTTATTAATATTGTGGGATGCCTTTAATCATTTGTACGAGTAGCATTCATTCCACCGCACAATTCCAATGCAAGGGCTGAAGTGAGAAAAACCGCCTCAAACTTAAAAGTTTAGTACGTTAATACCAGAGCTTTGCCAGCGTGGTTAAAAACATGCGAAAAGGAGGAGgattttcatttaaaattaaataacattattttcacCACATCACCACACTCCTCCCACCTCTCGAGATTCCTCTTTTCGGAGCACTATGTAGTTCGCGCTACGATCGCAGTTCAGTTTTGGATCTTTCGCTTACAACAACTTTACTTCCTTGTGaaacaaataattaataatggaagtaactttaatattaactgtgaaaaggttctacagtagTGGCCTACGAGTAGGTCAAATGGTTCATGGTTGACTGTTAAAATACGCACTACGCTGCTTAGAGACTAGAGGTATTTGCAACTTTTTAACGACATTATTTCCCATTTGCTCAGAGTTTGCGTAAAGTTGAGTTGAGTTGTAAACCAATAACCGGATGTTCCTCAGTCAAAGCACAGCGCTGAAACCGTATAATGCGCGTTACCGTATTATTAGAGTTCCAGCTACTGCAAGTACTTATTAACCGCGAATTAGCTGAAATTTGCGGGAAATGAGTCAAACTTCTTGCATTGAAGgtatacttactttttttttaaacagtcaTAAAAAAATTCTATTAAAGATAGGTAGATCTTGTGTAAGAcaaatttaatatgtagtcaaTTAATGTATCTATCTAAATCTGAAACAAAAAACCTGCTATTGATAGAAGTGACGATTCTATGTCGCTCTGAAAAATATGTGATTCATTGTCACCACAATGACCCTATACAATAGCTGATTTTTAATTCActcaaaatattaaaattttgagttcatctttcctcccgtgggtgtcttaAAACCCGATtgtgggttcaattgtggtgtgggcgatgggcggacaacctgtcactgcaatttcaagatttcgtgttttttttccttatttgcTAACAgtgagtggcactaaaacttgagtaCTTTCATGTGCTACCAAGATGGAGCAATGTTTGTGGCCACTTGTGGCTCTATGAGGTTCCTTAAACTAATTCTACTTAGTGCAATTTCTTCTTTTATAATGCGTATTAGTAGAGTTCCAGCTACCGTAAGTACTTATTAGCCGCGAATTAGCTGAAACGGGCGGCAAATGGGTCAGCACTGAAATAGTTGCTGGCGCTTCTGGTGACAAATGTTTCTTCCGAGATGTCGCCTAGTCGAAGACTAGTAGGATATTTTATAAGGGCCATACGAATTTTAGAGTATGGTTAATAGGTTTTATCTTTATCGCTCCCGTACATGACAAAAGTTAAGCTAATTTTTAGAACACGTAGAGGAACGAGAAATGTTTGGTTTGTACTTCCTTAGTAGGCTCAAATACAATACGAATGTACTTTCTCATAGAGTTGTTCATTTTTATGATATTTTCCACTGAAGTGATGTTTTTACTACCTATATATGTTTGATCCATAACAGGAACATTTACTCTACTTACTATTTCCAAATCTAAAAGTTAACATTTTCACGACATAAAGTATACCAAATTTCATTTATTGCATCGTTATTTTACCTATTGCGATACATTTTAAAAGCTTTCGAAACCAACGGCTAAACTGGATATACCCATCTCTTAAGGCAAGAATCTATTTGTAGCATAAATCAGCACTTAAACGGTTAAATGTTGGCCTTATGATCAATACTGTAAAAGATTTACGAGTCTCAATATCGCCAGACATCAGCTCTTGGAGATAAAAATGCTATTTCGagatttatgtacctatgaaGAGTTAACGTCCGGCCATGGGATCATTAATAAACACTTGCAGGGATGATAAAGGGCCCATACTAGGTGGTTTATTGATAACTTGTGGCATGGCtgcaataaatacttaaataaatattgggggacaccttacacctagacgacgatatacttacttaatatagataaatacgtacttatatacatagaaaacatccaagactcaggaacaaatacaaCAGTACTTTGCAGTAGTGCAATAGTTTTTCAGCGAGGGCAGGTAGGATACGACTTACGAGACAAGAGCGACTTTCAGACGAAATTGTTGATTCAACCCTGCCAGTGTCAgcaatatttgtaatttttactAGTCaataattttccatttttagatTGGTAAGTATAGATACTAAACAGTTTAATTGATTAAGAGCCCAGAAACCACTGGACCAACGTTAAGAATAGAAAATTCCTCAGGTAGGAAAGAATTGTAACTCTTTTTTTCATGTCACAAGCTTCCAAGATCCAATGTGGAATTGCGCTCGAGCTTTTATGCATGTCTGTGGATATCTAATCAAGTAATGGTTATGGTGGATGT
It encodes the following:
- the LOC125230935 gene encoding putative leucine-rich repeat-containing protein DDB_G0290503 isoform X1 — translated: MILTMRLVWVAAALLLWSPHAQARNVTHEDIRDAMLSLVHMFRTSEDKLERHEYREKALGEQLKKMLGVLDKKHRALEPLKGMISRLDERLSNVETILLQSFQKEQREKSTQKATEDALDGIQKSLQSLTASVGKKPADLDNNLTTDDDPVGRRLDATDLKIDAVKKEIENLKNALSKDNLRSMCLDAALDDGHPFNKHMSDAEKLLNKYELKLSEYNGTRVQTDFVPLSEVSLADEAWHSKMTEVMERQEKEVKKIQQLLGDAESMWKDLPRLADLRWSTNLTLDAVAAASATLTENNEQGISKVVTKLRELSDRMTRTNEDIQQSLTQGNTLSERALTDISRNYIALHAEVQALAKDEHVMQSTADNVLATKKRIEYGVHQILVEVGELVRAQGSRLNKSVSDRFDSIELKMIENHAAALSNTSAKIESEMSQVWRQIGVMYQQMTANQRSLDKLTEQTDQYVNTTATTLDGMQGKVINYILYGFTHNDHYNVH
- the LOC125230935 gene encoding putative leucine-rich repeat-containing protein DDB_G0290503 isoform X2 encodes the protein MILTMRLVWVAAALLLWSPHAQARNVTHEDIRDAMLSLVHMFRTSEDKLERHEYREKALGEQLKKMLGVLDKKHRALEPLKGMISRLDERLSNVETILLQKEQREKSTQKATEDALDGIQKSLQSLTASVGKKPADLDNNLTTDDDPVGRRLDATDLKIDAVKKEIENLKNALSKDNLRSMCLDAALDDGHPFNKHMSDAEKLLNKYELKLSEYNGTRVQTDFVPLSEVSLADEAWHSKMTEVMERQEKEVKKIQQLLGDAESMWKDLPRLADLRWSTNLTLDAVAAASATLTENNEQGISKVVTKLRELSDRMTRTNEDIQQSLTQGNTLSERALTDISRNYIALHAEVQALAKDEHVMQSTADNVLATKKRIEYGVHQILVEVGELVRAQGSRLNKSVSDRFDSIELKMIENHAAALSNTSAKIESEMSQVWRQIGVMYQQMTANQRSLDKLTEQTDQYVNTTATTLDGMQGKVINYILYGFTHNDHYNVH